A genomic window from Buchnera aphidicola (Greenidea ficicola) includes:
- the leuD gene encoding 3-isopropylmalate dehydratase small subunit: MEKFIKHLGIVTPLNISNVDTDIIIPKQFLKKINKNGFGKYLFYDWRYINNDIKNINKKFILNKKKYLYSSILLTKENFGCGSSREHAVWALKDYGYKIIISSSFSDIFYNNSLNNFLLPIILKKKIIDLLFFYFKIKNHTICFIDLINNSIIVKNKIFYFKIKKFYKICLMKGLDNIDMTMKYINYIKKYEKNIPKFLLY; this comes from the coding sequence ATGGAAAAATTTATTAAACATCTTGGAATTGTTACACCTTTAAATATATCAAATGTTGATACTGATATTATTATACCAAAACAATTTTTAAAAAAAATAAATAAAAATGGTTTTGGAAAATATTTATTTTATGATTGGAGATATATTAATAATGATATTAAAAATATTAATAAAAAATTTATTTTAAATAAAAAAAAATATTTATATAGTAGTATTTTATTAACTAAAGAAAATTTTGGATGTGGTTCTTCAAGAGAACATGCTGTTTGGGCATTAAAAGATTATGGTTATAAAATAATAATTAGTTCTAGTTTTTCAGATATATTTTATAATAATAGTTTAAATAATTTTTTATTACCTATAATTTTAAAAAAAAAAATAATAGATTTATTATTTTTTTATTTTAAAATAAAAAATCATACAATATGTTTTATAGATTTAATAAATAATTCAATAATTGTTAAAAATAAAATTTTTTATTTTAAAATTAAAAAATTTTATAAAATTTGTTTAATGAAAGGATTGGATAATATTGATATGACTATGAAATATATAAATTATATAAAAAAATATGAAAAAAATATACCAAAATTTTTATTATATTAA
- the leuA gene encoding 2-isopropylmalate synthase produces the protein MSKKIIIFDTTLRDGEQSLQKSLNVKKKIKIAYALEKLGVDIMEVGFPISSPGDFKSVQEISRVIKDSCICSLARCIKKDIDVAAKSMYYSKRFRIHIFLGTSDLHIKYKLRKNFFEIIEMAVSSVKYALKFTDDVEFSCEDAGRTSLDNLCKIIEKVIHAGAKTINIPDTVGYTLPNEFSNIIQYIKLKVPNIHKAIISVHCHNDLGLALGNSISAIQSGARQIEGTINGIGERAGNTALEELILAIKIKKNILNVYTDIKYKRIYKTSKIVSKLCNLSISLYKPIVGLNAFSHSSGIHQDGILKNRENYEIINPKFIGLKKKKLNLTSRSGRSAVKNRMNTMGYSNLDYDIEKLYSNFIKLADKKGQIFDYELEHLSFIKKKKYKKYKKYFKLKNFNFNLNISGVSVVSIELFCGKIIKKNISTNENGLIYTIFKSIKKIVKFSIFLKKFKLILNKKIIKSLIIVKYKKHYFNNYNKDNNIIKSVIKSIINVLNDIWIYKKVLIKLNKNI, from the coding sequence ATGAGTAAAAAAATAATCATATTTGATACAACATTAAGAGATGGAGAGCAATCTTTACAAAAAAGTTTAAATGTAAAAAAAAAAATAAAAATTGCTTATGCTTTAGAAAAATTAGGAGTAGATATTATGGAAGTAGGTTTTCCTATTTCTTCTCCTGGAGATTTTAAATCTGTTCAAGAGATTTCTCGTGTTATAAAAGATAGTTGTATTTGTAGTTTAGCAAGATGTATAAAAAAAGATATTGATGTGGCAGCTAAATCTATGTATTATTCTAAAAGATTTAGAATACATATTTTTTTAGGGACATCAGATTTACATATAAAATATAAATTAAGAAAAAATTTTTTTGAAATTATTGAAATGGCTGTATCTTCTGTAAAATATGCGTTAAAATTTACTGATGATGTTGAATTTTCTTGTGAAGATGCAGGTAGAACTTCATTAGATAATTTATGTAAAATAATAGAAAAAGTAATTCATGCAGGGGCAAAAACAATTAATATACCTGATACAGTAGGTTATACTTTACCAAATGAATTTAGTAATATTATTCAATATATTAAATTAAAAGTTCCAAATATTCATAAGGCTATTATTTCTGTACATTGTCATAATGATTTAGGATTAGCATTAGGAAATTCAATTTCTGCAATTCAATCAGGAGCAAGGCAAATAGAAGGAACAATAAATGGGATTGGGGAAAGAGCAGGAAATACTGCTTTAGAAGAATTAATTTTAGCAATTAAAATAAAAAAAAATATATTAAATGTTTATACAGATATTAAATATAAAAGAATTTATAAAACAAGTAAAATAGTAAGCAAATTATGTAATTTATCTATTTCTTTATATAAACCAATTGTCGGTTTAAATGCTTTTTCTCATTCTTCTGGTATACATCAAGATGGAATTTTAAAAAATAGAGAAAATTATGAAATTATTAATCCAAAATTTATAGGATTAAAAAAAAAAAAATTAAATTTAACTTCTAGATCGGGAAGATCTGCTGTTAAAAATAGAATGAATACTATGGGTTATTCAAATTTAGATTATGATATAGAAAAATTATATTCTAATTTTATAAAATTAGCAGATAAAAAAGGACAAATTTTTGATTATGAATTAGAACATTTATCTTTTATAAAAAAAAAAAAGTATAAAAAATATAAGAAATATTTTAAATTAAAAAATTTTAATTTTAATTTAAATATTTCTGGAGTTTCTGTTGTTTCAATTGAGTTATTTTGTGGAAAAATAATAAAAAAAAATATATCAACAAATGAAAATGGTTTAATTTATACTATTTTTAAATCAATAAAAAAAATAGTTAAATTTTCTATTTTTTTAAAAAAATTTAAATTAATTTTAAATAAAAAAATAATAAAATCATTAATAATTGTAAAATATAAA